One Glycine soja cultivar W05 chromosome 2, ASM419377v2, whole genome shotgun sequence genomic region harbors:
- the LOC114378942 gene encoding transcription factor MYB88-like has translation MKKQQQQEKHKKQMVNEESKKKERHIVTWTQEEDDILREQIGVHGTENWAIIASKFKDKTTRQCRRRWYTYLNSDFKKGGWSPEEDMLLCEAQKIFGNRWTEIAKVVSGRTDNAVKNRFSTLCKKRAKYEALVKENSTSYINSNNKRIFLQHGCDTDVASETAIKKMRRSHIPDAAEKINFGDRSHKQNGIPLNEQSRAPFAVLAQNTHNVNLPDQHHVCNLKFSDYAENNKIQGTFLKKDDPKINALMQQAELLSSLALKVDAENMDQSLENAWKVLQEFLNRTKESDIPRYKIPDLQLVDLKELLADLKSSSEEIQPCWRQMELYEDSPGSSEYSTGSTLLPHSAGEDLEHSLHQDIGTELNIQIEDSEGVRGCDQGVLSSATLDQDLFPSCEEQINNDAIVSALSSSAEFSSPLQVTPLFRSLAAGIPSPQFSESERSFLMKTLGMESPSLNPSVNPSQPPLCKRALLI, from the exons ATGAAGAAGCAGCAGCAGCAGGAGAAACATAAGAAGCAAATGGTCAATGAAGAATCTAAGAAGAAGGAGCGTCACATTGTGACGTGGACTCAAGAG GAAGATGACATACTGAGGGAGCAGATTGGTGTACATGGAACTGAAAA TTGGGCAATTATTGCTTCTAAATTCAAGGACAAAACAACAAGACAGTGCAGAAGAAG ATGGTACACTTATTTGAATTCCGATTTCAAGAAAGGAGGATGGTCACCAGAGGAAGACATGCTTTTATGTGAG GCTCAAAAAATATTTGGTAACAGGTGGACAGAAATAGCAAAGGTGGTTTCAGGCAG AACGGATAACGCTGTGAAAAACCGTTTCTCCACATTGTGCAAAAAGAGAGCAAAATATGAAGCCTTAGTAAAAGAGAACAGCACTTCATACATCAATTCAAATAACAAAAGGATTTTTCTCCAGCACGGGTGTGATACAGATGTAGCATCAGAAACTGCAATTAAGAAGATGAG GAGGTCACATATCCCTGATGCCGCAGAGAAGATCAACTTTGGAGACAGATCACATAAACAAAATGGGATTCCATTAAATGAGCAATCAAGAGCCCCATTTGCGGTTTTAGCTCAAAACACTCACAATGTCAACTTGCCAGACCAGCATCATGTCTGCAATTTGAAATTTAGTGATTATG CTGAAAATAACAAGATTCAAGGAACATTCCTTAAAAAGGATGACCCAAAGATAAACGCATTGATGCAACAAGCAGAGTTATTAAGTTCACTAGCTCTAAAAGTAGATGCAGAGAATATGGACCAAAGTCTTGAAAATGCATGGAAG GTTCTTCAAGAATTTCTGAACCGAACCAAAGAGTCAGACATTCCTAGATATAAGATTCCAGATTTACAACTTGTAGATCTAAAAGAGTTATTGGCGGACTTAAAGAGCAGTAGTGAGGAAATCCAGCCATGCTGGAG GCAAATGGAACTATATGAAGACTCTCCAGGCAGTTCGGAATACAGTACAGGATCAACTCTCCTGCCTCATTCAGCTGGTGAGGATTTGGAACACTCACTGCATCAGGATATTGGAACCGAACTGAATATACAAATTGAAGATTCAGAAGGAGTTAGGGGATGTGACCAAGGGGTTCTTTCTAGTGCAACTCTGGATCAAG ATTTATTCCCATCTTGTGAGGAACAGATAAACAATGATGCAATTGTTTCTGCCTTATCAAGTTCAGCGGAGTTCAGTTCACCTCTTCAAGTTACCCCTCTGTTTAGATCCTTAGCTGCTGGAATTCCTAGCCCACAATTTTCAGAAAGT gAAAGGAGCTTCCTTATGAAAACACTCGGAATGGAGTCTCCGTCGCTCAATCCAAGTGTCAACCCCTCACAACCGCCACTCTGCAAAAGAGCCCTCCTAATCTGA
- the LOC114378937 gene encoding uncharacterized protein LOC114378937, translated as MASIPLLSPPTTATNSAVSHLPSSITSTSSSFKPHALHRRRLTRLHVSSPTSSTPSPTTTTTSGETIFFDGGAHYGDLAANLLLGFTLFWLPLTLAAVSRAMYLRYRFTNLRVSVISGLTGQDRSDFGYNVIKDVQVVPRFIGEWGDVVITLKDGTKVDLRSVPKFREIAKYCLLMAQKPLVLNQTGPKAF; from the coding sequence ATGGCCTCCATTCCCCTCCTCTCACCACCCACCACCGCCACAAACTCCGCCGTCAGCCACCTACCCTCCTCCATCACCTCCACCTCCAGCTCCTTCAAACCCCACGCCCTCCACCGCCGCCGCCTCACGCGGCTACACGTGTCCTCTCCCACCTCCTCCACCCCTTCCCCCACCACCACGACCACCTCCGGCGAGACCATATTCTTCGACGGCGGGGCCCACTACGGCGACCTCGCGGCGAACCTCCTCCTAGGTTTCACCCTCTTCTGGCTCCCCCTGACCCTTGCGGCGGTATCACGCGCCATGTACCTGCGCTACAGGTTCACCAACCTCCGCGTGAGCGTGATCTCGGGCCTGACGGGGCAGGACCGCAGCGACTTCGGCTACAACGTGATCAAGGACGTGCAGGTCGTGCCGCGCTTCATCGGAGAGTGGGGCGACGTGGTCATAACGCTCAAGGACGGCACCAAGGTCGATCTTAGGAGTGTCCCCAAGTTCAGAGAGATCGCCAAGTACTGTCTCCTCATGGCTCAAAAACCCCTCGTCTTGAACCAAACTGGACCCAAAGCCTTCTAG
- the LOC114378963 gene encoding UDP-galactose/UDP-glucose transporter 3-like, protein MEAHGGGLRRILVLAFCVAGIWSAYIYQGVLQENVSTKRFNGERFEHLAFLNLAQNVVCLIWSFIMIKMWASGNSGGAPWWSYWSAGITNTIGPAMGIEALKYISYPAQVLAKSSKMIPVMLMGTLVYGIRYTFPEYLCTFLVAGGVSTFALLKTSSKTISKLAHPNAPLGYGLCFLNLAFDGFTNATQDSLKARYPKTSAWDIMLGMNLWGTIYNMIYMFGWPHASGFEAVRFCQHHPEAAWDIFLYCCCGAVGQNFIFLTISRFGSLANTTITTTRKFVSIVVSSLLSGNPLSTKQWGCVSMVFSGLSYQIYLKWQKLQRLQKKRKAM, encoded by the exons ATGGAGGCTCATGGCGGAGGGCTCCGTCGCATCCTTGTGCTCGCCTTCTGCGTCGCCGGAATCTGGTCCGCGTACATCTACCAAGGCGTTCTTCAGGAAAATGT gTCGACGAAGCGATTCAACGGTGAAAGGTTCGAGCACCTTGCGTTTCTGAACTTGGCGCAGaatgttgtgtgtttaatctgGTCGTTTATCA TGATAAAGATGTGGGCTAGTGGAAATTCTGGTGGTGCTCCTTGGTGGAGTTATTGGAGCGCTGGAATTACCAACACCATTGGTCCTGCTATGGGAATTGAAGCTTTGAAGTATATTAGTTACCCTGCTCAG GTGCTGGCAAAGTCCTCCAAAATGATTCCAG TTATGCTGATGGGTACTCTGGTATATGGTATAAGATACACTTTTCCAGAATACCTTTGTACTTTCCTTGTTGCTGGAGGGGTATCAACATTTGCACTTCTAAAG ACTAGCTCTAAGACTATCAGCAAGCTGGCACATCCAAATGCTCCCCTTGGATATGGGTTGTGTTTCCTGAACCTTGCTTTTGATGGATTTACCAATGCAACCCAGGATTCTTTAAAAGCAAG GTATCCAAAAACAAGTGCTTGGGATATTATGCTGGGCATGAATTTATGGGGAACcatatataatatgatttacATGTTTGGATGGCCCCATGCCAGTGGATTTGAGGCAGTTCGCTTTTGCCAACATCATCCAGAGGCAGCATGGGATATTTTTCTCTACTGCTGCTGTGGTGCTGTGGGCCAAAATTTCATCTTCTTGACTATAAGCCGGTTTGGTTCTTTGGCTAACACTACCATCACTACCACCCGCAAATTTGTAAGCATTGTGGTATCTTCTCTATTGAGTGGAAATCCCCTCTCAACAAAGCAATGGGGGTGTGTTTCCATGGTGTTCTCAGGATTGTCTTACCAGATCTACCTCAAGTGGCAGAAGTTGCAGAGAttgcagaagaaaagaaaagccatGTGA